One genomic window of Meleagris gallopavo isolate NT-WF06-2002-E0010 breed Aviagen turkey brand Nicholas breeding stock chromosome 22, Turkey_5.1, whole genome shotgun sequence includes the following:
- the RPS21 gene encoding 40S ribosomal protein S21 yields MQNDAGEFVDLYVPRKCSASNRIIGAKDHASIQINISEVDKVTGRVNGQFKTYAICGAIRRMGESDDSILRLAKNDGIVSKNF; encoded by the exons ATGCAGAACGACGCCGGCGAGTTCGTGGACCTCTACGTGCCTCGGAAATG CTCTGCCAGCAACCGAATAATTGGTGCTAAGGACCATGCTTCCAttcagataaatatttctgag GTTGACAAGGTAACAGGCAGAGTCAATGGGCAGTTCAAAACATATGCCATCTGTGGAGCAATTCGTAGGATG GGGGAATCAGATGACTCCATTCTGCGTCTGGCAAAAAATGATGGAATTGTTTCCAA gAACTTCTAA